A window of the Sphaerobacter thermophilus DSM 20745 genome harbors these coding sequences:
- a CDS encoding peptide ABC transporter substrate-binding protein codes for MSSDRQFADLLKEATEGRLTRREVLKRAAALGLTAPAIAALLAACGGDGGSEETPSAGEATQPAGGAASPTTGGGEATPAGEEGGEAGGHGELRLLWWQAPTILNAHLSQGTKDFDASRVHLEPLAEFDSESNLVPVLAAEIPTLGNGVAEDGSSVTWKLRQGVKWHDGEEFTAEDVAFTFEYLTHPETNATTYGKYTNVESVEVIDDYTVKVNFKTPDPAWFNPFVGPEGMILPEHILRDYVGARARDAEFNLMPIGTGPFKVVEFRPGDVVVYERNPDYWDPGKPHFDRITLKGGGDATSAARAVLQTGEADYAWNIQVAPSVLEPMEAAGLGEVVAWPGGGTEKLLINHSDPNTEVNGERSYWEIPHPHFQDLRVRQALALAIQRDVIADTLYGAGGSATALTMNEVPPLMPDDVTWEFNLEKANQLLDEAGAERGPDGIRVLNGVPMRWVYQTSVNPVRQQNQEIVKQACAELGIDIQLKSISADVYFSGDPGNPDTTGHFYADLEMYNNSAESPFPVLWYRRYYSRNPETDICQKSNQWAADNDMRYQNPEFNDLWDQVKQEMDPDRAREIFLEMQRLVATDVAEIGIVARNNVAVRSKEIVGQNLTQWASDLWDVKNWRRASS; via the coding sequence ATGAGCAGCGACAGGCAGTTCGCTGATCTTCTCAAAGAAGCCACTGAGGGGCGACTTACTCGTCGAGAGGTGCTCAAGCGTGCGGCGGCCCTGGGGCTGACCGCGCCGGCCATCGCCGCGCTGCTGGCTGCCTGCGGCGGCGATGGCGGGTCCGAGGAGACCCCGTCTGCCGGTGAGGCGACCCAGCCTGCTGGTGGCGCCGCGAGCCCAACGACCGGTGGGGGCGAGGCGACCCCGGCCGGGGAGGAAGGCGGCGAGGCTGGCGGCCACGGTGAGCTGCGGCTCCTCTGGTGGCAGGCGCCGACAATCCTCAACGCACACCTGTCGCAGGGTACGAAGGACTTTGACGCCTCGCGCGTCCACCTCGAGCCCCTCGCCGAATTCGACAGCGAGTCCAACCTGGTGCCGGTGCTTGCGGCCGAGATCCCCACGCTGGGCAACGGTGTGGCCGAGGACGGCTCCAGCGTGACCTGGAAGCTCCGGCAGGGTGTGAAGTGGCACGACGGTGAGGAGTTCACCGCCGAGGACGTCGCGTTCACCTTTGAGTACCTCACCCACCCCGAGACCAACGCCACGACCTACGGGAAGTACACCAACGTCGAGTCCGTCGAGGTGATCGACGACTACACGGTCAAGGTTAACTTCAAGACCCCGGACCCGGCGTGGTTCAACCCGTTCGTCGGCCCCGAGGGGATGATCCTCCCCGAGCACATCCTGCGCGACTACGTCGGCGCGCGGGCGCGCGATGCCGAGTTCAACCTGATGCCGATCGGCACCGGGCCGTTCAAGGTGGTCGAATTCCGGCCGGGTGACGTCGTTGTCTACGAGCGCAACCCGGACTACTGGGACCCGGGCAAGCCGCACTTCGACAGGATCACCCTGAAGGGTGGCGGTGACGCAACGAGCGCCGCGCGGGCGGTGCTGCAGACGGGCGAGGCTGACTACGCCTGGAACATTCAGGTCGCACCCAGCGTGCTCGAGCCGATGGAGGCGGCCGGCTTGGGCGAAGTGGTGGCCTGGCCCGGTGGTGGGACCGAGAAGCTGCTGATCAACCACTCGGACCCGAACACCGAGGTCAACGGCGAGCGCTCCTACTGGGAGATCCCGCATCCGCACTTCCAGGATCTCCGGGTGCGGCAGGCGCTGGCGCTGGCCATCCAGCGTGACGTTATCGCCGATACCCTCTACGGCGCAGGCGGTTCGGCCACGGCGTTGACCATGAACGAAGTCCCGCCGCTCATGCCGGACGACGTGACCTGGGAGTTCAACCTGGAGAAGGCCAACCAGCTCCTCGACGAGGCCGGCGCCGAGCGGGGGCCGGACGGCATCCGCGTGCTCAACGGCGTGCCGATGCGCTGGGTCTACCAGACGTCGGTCAACCCGGTGCGCCAGCAGAACCAGGAGATCGTCAAGCAGGCGTGCGCGGAGCTGGGGATCGACATCCAGCTCAAGTCGATCAGCGCCGACGTGTACTTCTCCGGCGACCCGGGCAACCCGGACACGACCGGGCACTTCTACGCCGACCTGGAGATGTACAACAACAGCGCCGAGTCTCCGTTCCCGGTGCTGTGGTATCGGCGCTACTACTCGCGGAACCCGGAGACCGACATCTGCCAGAAGTCGAACCAGTGGGCCGCCGACAACGACATGCGGTACCAGAATCCCGAGTTCAACGATCTGTGGGATCAGGTGAAGCAGGAGATGGATCCGGATCGGGCCCGGGAGATCTTCCTGGAGATGCAGCGCCTGGTCGCCACCGACGTGGCCGAGATCGGGATCGTGGCGCGCAACAACGTCGCGGTCCGCAGCAAGGAGATCGTCGGGCAGAACCTGACCCAGTGGGCGTCCGACCTCTGGGACGTCAAGAACTGGCGCCGGGCGTCGTCCTAG
- a CDS encoding alpha/beta fold hydrolase has product MGHYTQFFTTPDSVRIAYATLGQGLPLIYVPPFLSHLTLKWESPWFRSFNEALAAHFTLIRYDRYGCGLSDRNRTDFSYDVDVRILAALVDHLRLRRFALLGISDGGPVAVHYAVQHPRRVSHLLLYSFNCKAWDPTPTVELLLQLMRADWRVGVNGR; this is encoded by the coding sequence GTGGGCCACTACACCCAGTTCTTCACGACCCCCGACAGCGTCCGCATCGCCTATGCGACACTCGGCCAGGGACTGCCGCTCATCTACGTCCCTCCCTTTCTCAGCCACCTCACGCTGAAGTGGGAGTCTCCCTGGTTCCGGTCGTTCAATGAAGCGCTCGCCGCGCACTTCACGCTCATCCGCTACGACCGCTATGGCTGTGGGCTCTCCGACCGCAACCGCACCGACTTCTCGTACGACGTGGACGTGCGCATCCTCGCCGCGCTGGTCGATCATCTCCGCCTGCGGCGCTTCGCGCTCCTCGGCATCTCCGACGGCGGTCCGGTCGCGGTCCACTACGCCGTCCAACACCCGCGACGCGTCTCGCACCTGCTGCTGTACTCCTTCAACTGCAAGGCCTGGGATCCCACACCGACGGTTGAGCTGCTGCTCCAATTGATGCGTGCCGACTGGCGCGTCGGGGTCAACGGGCGCTGA